A stretch of the Sorangium aterium genome encodes the following:
- a CDS encoding glycosyltransferase, which translates to MAPLVSVLLPYRQAEATIEEALESVLAERAVDLEVVAVDDGSTDGGPARVARVAQRDRRVLQIATGGVGIARALSRAAEAARGELLARMDGDDISVGERLARQAETLLRDPRLGVVGARVEAFAAGPIGEGMLRYVDWLNSIVTPEDHAREMFVESPLCHPSVTLRRSALEQVGGFREVPWAEDYDLWLRLDAAGARMAKLPELGLRWRHREGRATFADPRYAIARFLEAKAHYLARKLGPARPVAVWGAGKTGRRLARALARNGVTPARFVDIDPRKIGRIAQGAPIVDPSRLERGAETLVVAVGARGARALIRGHLAARGFVEGSDYVCAS; encoded by the coding sequence GTGGCGCCGCTCGTCTCCGTCTTGCTCCCGTACCGGCAGGCGGAAGCGACGATCGAGGAGGCGCTGGAGAGCGTGCTCGCCGAGCGCGCCGTCGACCTGGAGGTGGTCGCCGTGGACGACGGCTCGACGGACGGCGGCCCAGCGAGGGTCGCGCGCGTCGCGCAGCGCGATCGCCGCGTCCTCCAGATCGCGACGGGCGGCGTGGGGATCGCGCGGGCGCTCTCGCGCGCGGCGGAGGCGGCGCGCGGCGAGCTCCTCGCCCGCATGGACGGAGACGACATCTCGGTCGGCGAGCGGCTCGCGCGGCAAGCGGAGACGCTCCTCCGGGATCCGCGGCTCGGCGTCGTCGGGGCCCGCGTCGAGGCGTTCGCTGCCGGGCCGATCGGCGAGGGCATGCTGCGCTACGTCGACTGGCTGAACTCGATCGTCACCCCGGAGGACCACGCGCGGGAGATGTTCGTGGAGTCGCCGCTGTGCCACCCGTCGGTGACGCTCCGGCGGAGCGCGCTGGAGCAGGTGGGCGGGTTCCGGGAGGTCCCGTGGGCGGAGGACTACGATCTGTGGCTGCGCCTCGACGCGGCGGGCGCGCGGATGGCGAAGCTCCCGGAGCTCGGCCTGCGCTGGCGGCACCGCGAGGGGCGCGCAACGTTCGCCGATCCGCGGTACGCGATCGCGAGGTTCCTCGAGGCAAAGGCGCACTACCTCGCGAGGAAGCTGGGCCCGGCGCGCCCGGTGGCCGTGTGGGGCGCGGGAAAGACAGGCCGGCGGCTGGCGAGGGCGCTCGCCCGGAACGGCGTGACGCCCGCGCGGTTCGTGGACATCGACCCGCGCAAGATCGGCCGGATCGCGCAGGGCGCGCCGATCGTCGACCCGTCGCGGCTGGAGCGCGGCGCAGAGACCCTCGTCGTCGCCGTGGGCGCGCGAGGGGCGCGCGCGCTCATCCGCGGCCACCTCGCGGCGCGCGGCTTCGTCGAGGGCTCCGACTACGTGTGCGCCTCCTGA
- the aat gene encoding leucyl/phenylalanyl-tRNA--protein transferase, translating to MRVPVLTSKLDFPPPERATPEGIVAVGGEASPERLLAGYRRGIFPWPHEGLPLLWFSPDPRFVLPPREAHVPHSLRKRVRRGEIEVRTDTAFERVMRACSAAPRPGQDGTWITEELVAGYTALHAAGVAHSIEAWSSGELVGGLYGVSLGRMFFGESMFARAPDASKIAFATLLGNLVAWDFALVDCQVYTDHLERFGAVEWPRREFLGALKVALDAPTKMGPWRFDLDPAQSIERLVSR from the coding sequence ATGCGGGTCCCGGTGCTCACGAGCAAGCTCGACTTCCCTCCGCCAGAACGCGCGACCCCGGAGGGGATCGTGGCCGTGGGCGGCGAGGCCTCGCCGGAGCGGCTGCTGGCCGGCTACCGCCGGGGCATCTTCCCCTGGCCTCACGAGGGGCTGCCGCTCCTCTGGTTCTCCCCGGATCCGCGCTTCGTCCTGCCGCCGCGCGAGGCGCACGTCCCGCACTCGCTGCGCAAGCGGGTGCGCCGGGGCGAGATCGAGGTGCGGACCGATACGGCGTTCGAGCGGGTCATGCGGGCCTGCAGCGCCGCGCCGCGCCCTGGGCAGGACGGCACGTGGATCACCGAGGAGCTCGTCGCCGGCTACACGGCGCTGCACGCCGCCGGGGTCGCGCACAGCATCGAGGCGTGGTCGAGCGGCGAGCTCGTCGGCGGCCTCTACGGCGTGTCGCTGGGGCGGATGTTCTTCGGCGAGTCGATGTTCGCGCGCGCGCCCGACGCCTCGAAGATCGCGTTCGCGACGCTCCTCGGGAACCTCGTCGCCTGGGACTTCGCGCTGGTGGACTGCCAGGTGTACACGGACCACCTCGAGCGATTCGGCGCCGTCGAGTGGCCGCGCCGCGAGTTCCTCGGCGCGCTGAAGGTGGCCCTCGACGCCCCGACGAAGATGGGACCGTGGCGCTTCGACCTCGATCCCGCGCAGTCGATCGAGCGCCTCGTCTCGCGGTGA
- the rbfA gene encoding 30S ribosome-binding factor RbfA has protein sequence MSGVVKRATRVAERLREDLSNLLRDLRDPRIAGVLVSRVEITDDLQSAKVHVRHEFGAEDAAARRALLKGLEAASGRLRRDVARTMGLRVVPTLRFFYDEGPDAERRIEELLREIKDGSGERS, from the coding sequence ATGAGCGGCGTGGTGAAGCGGGCGACGCGGGTCGCCGAGCGGCTCCGTGAGGACCTGTCCAACCTGCTCCGGGATCTGCGTGACCCGCGGATCGCCGGCGTTCTCGTGTCGCGCGTGGAGATCACCGACGACCTGCAGAGCGCGAAGGTCCACGTGCGCCACGAGTTCGGGGCGGAGGACGCCGCGGCGCGCCGCGCCCTGCTCAAGGGGCTGGAGGCGGCCTCGGGCCGGCTGCGCAGGGACGTCGCCCGCACGATGGGGCTGCGCGTGGTGCCGACGCTGCGCTTCTTTTACGACGAGGGGCCCGACGCCGAGCGGCGGATCGAGGAGCTGCTCCGAGAGATCAAGGACGGCTCGGGCGAGCGCTCCTAG
- a CDS encoding DUF503 domain-containing protein: MFVGVLRLRLDIVGARSLKDKRSVVRSLKERAQSRMRVSIAEVGVLDDPRRATLGVAVVSNSAVMCDKVLADVAAMAGSLPHAVLTDRATEIVPFGDGGAGVQGGIEQALGRDDGDLGAPSDMLEDAEDDE, encoded by the coding sequence ATGTTCGTGGGCGTCCTCCGTCTCCGTCTCGATATCGTCGGGGCCCGCTCCCTCAAGGACAAGCGCAGCGTGGTGCGCTCCTTGAAGGAGCGGGCGCAGAGCCGGATGCGCGTGTCGATCGCCGAGGTCGGCGTGCTCGACGATCCGAGGCGGGCGACGCTCGGCGTCGCGGTCGTCTCGAACTCGGCGGTCATGTGCGACAAGGTCCTCGCGGACGTGGCCGCGATGGCGGGGTCGCTGCCGCACGCCGTCCTCACGGATCGGGCGACAGAGATCGTGCCGTTCGGCGATGGCGGCGCTGGGGTGCAGGGCGGCATCGAGCAGGCGCTCGGCCGTGACGATGGAGATCTGGGAGCGCCCTCGGACATGCTCGAGGACGCAGAGGACGACGAATGA